The region TCTGGATTGCCCGCGTCATGATCACCTGGGGGATCGTTTCCGGCCTTATGGCCTTTGTGCAGGGAACAACCAGTTTCTATGCTTTGCGCTTCCTGCTCGGCGTCGCCGAGGCAGGCTTTTTTCCCGGGATTATCCTCTACCTGAGCTTCTGGTTCCCGGCTCGTCGACGTGCGGCAGTGACCGCGATTTTCATGGCCGCAGCCCCGCTGTCGACCGTGCTCGGTTCGCCGATCTCCGGAGCGCTTATGGAGATGCATGGATTCCTCGGTCTTGCAGGCTGGCAATGGATGTTCCTGATTGAAGCCGCTCCTGCGGTCATCCTCGGCGTCGTCGTCCTCTTTTACCTGACCGACCGTCCGGAAAAAGCCAAGTGGCTCTCGGAAGATGAGCGCAACTGGCTTGTTAAGACTATGAACGCAGAGCAGGCCGCAAAGGGCAAGGCCAGCCACAGCATCCTGGCAGGGCTCGCCGACATCCGGGTCATCGCACTCGCCCTTGTCTATTTCGGCACGTCCGCCGGTCTTTACACCCTTGGCATCTGGGCGCCGCAGATCATCAAGGAGTTCGGCCTGTCATCCCTTCAGGTCGGCTTCATCAACGCGGTACCGGGCATCTTCGCAGTTGTTGCAATGGTTCTCTGGGCACGTCATTCCGACAAGACCGGTGAACGGACCTGGCATGTGGTCGGCGCTTGTCTGCTTGCGGCAGTCGGGCTTGCCTTTGCCACGGGTGCGACAAGCGTCTTGACCGTCCTTATTGCGCTGACGCTGGTTAATATCGGCATTAGCTGCTCGAAGCCGCCGCTCTGGAGCATGCCCACGCTCTTCCTGTCTGGACCAGCGGCTGCAGCCGGTATCGCTACCATCAACTCGGTCGGTAACCTGGGCGGCTTCGTCGGCCCCTCGATAATCGGCTGGATCAAGGACACTACGGGCAGCTTTGCGGGCGGGCTCTACTTCGTCGCCGGTCTGCTGGTCGTATCCGCGATCGTGACGCTCGTGTTGTCGCGCACCGCACCGGAAAACGGGGGCAAAGTCGCCCCGGTCCAACATCGTTAAATCTCAAAGTGGAGAAAAGACATGCGTGAATACAAGATTGCAGCGATCCCCGCGGATGGGATTGGCCCTGAGGTGATAGCGGCGGGTCTTCAGGTTCTGGAGGCGCTGGAACAGCGAAGCGGTGACTTCAGGATCCACTCCGAGACCTTCGACTGGGGTTCGGACTATTACAAGAAACATGGCGTAATGATGCCCGCCGACGGGCTGGAGAATCTGAAGAAGTTCGACGCGATCTTTTTCGGAGCAGTCGGCGCCCCGGACGTTCCCGACCATATCACGCTCTGGGGCCTGCGCCTGCCGATCTGCCAGGGGTTCGACCAATACGCCAATGTGCGCCCGACGAAGATCCTGCCCGGCATCACGCCGCCCTTGCGCAATTGCGGCCCAGGCGATCTCGACTGGGTGATCGTGCGGGAGAATTCCGAAGGCGAGTATTCCGGCCATGGCGGCCGCGCCCATAGGGGCCTGCCGGAAGAGGTCGGCACGGAAGTGGCGATCTTCACCCGCGTCGGCGTCACCCGCATCATGCGCTACGCCTTCAAGTTGGCCCAGGAGCGTCCACGCAAACTGCTGACCGTCGTCACCAAGTCGAACGCCCAGCGCCATGGCATGGTGATGTGGGACGAGATCGCCGCGGAGGTGTCGAAGGAATTCCCGGACGTCACCTGGGACAAGATGCTTGTCGATGCGATGACAGTGCGCATGACGCTGAAGCCGGATACGTTGGATACGATCGTGGCGACCAATCTGCATGCCGACATCCTGTCGGATCTGGCCGGTGCGCTGGCCGGCTCGCTCGGCGTCGCGCCGACCGCCAACATCGATCCGGAGCGTCGCTTCCCGTCGATGTTCGAACCGATCCACGGCTCGGCCTTCGACATCACCGGCAAGGGCATCGCCAACCCGATCGCCACCTTCTGGACGGCGGCGCAGATGCTTGAGCATCTCGGCGAACGCGAGGCCGCGGCGCGGCTGATGAGTGCCGTCGAGCGCGTGACCGAAGCAGGCATCCTGACCCCTGATGTCGGGGGCACCGCCAACACCAAACAGGTCACCGATGCCGTATGCAACGCAATCGCAGGGTCCAATATCTTGAAGATGGCCGCTGCAGAATGACCTGGAACGATGTGTCCGCTCGCCAGGTGCTGCGTCGAATTTTCGACGCAGCCGTTGCCAGCGCGGATCCGAAAATAGCTGTTGTCAACAACCTCCCAGAGCGTCCCAGAGGTCGCTGCGTTGTGGTGGGAGCGGGCAAGGCGTCGGCTGCTATGGCGGCCGCGGTCGACGCCGCCTGGCCCGATGTCGATCTCTCGGGCATCGTGGTCACTCGCTACGGCCACGCCGTTCCGGCGGGGCGCATCGAAATCCTGGAGGCCTCCCACCCCGTCCCGGATGAGATGAGCATCAAGGCTGCAGAGAAGATTTTCGCCGCCCTCCAGGGCCTTAGTCCGGACGATCTCGTGGTGGCTCTCATCTCCGGCGGCGGTTCGTCATTACTTGTCTCGCCTGCGGGCAAGATGACTTTGGCCGACAAACGAGCGGTCAATCAGGCGCTGCTTGCCAGCGGTGCCACCATCTCCGAGATGAATACCGTCCGCAAGCATCTTTCCACTATCAAGGGAGGACATCTGGCCCGCGCAGCACTGCCGGCAAAACTGGTGACACTGGTCATCTCCGACGTGCCGGGTGACGATCCATCGGAGATTGCCTCGGGTCCAACGGTCGCGGATCCTACCACTTTGGCAGACGCAGCAGCCATCGTCGCCCGCTACGGCATTGTCCTGCCCGATTCTGCGCGCGCAGTGCTGGCGCAAGGAAACGAGACACCGAAGGCAGGGGAGGTTGCAGGC is a window of Agrobacterium cucumeris DNA encoding:
- a CDS encoding glycerate kinase type-2 family protein; amino-acid sequence: MTWNDVSARQVLRRIFDAAVASADPKIAVVNNLPERPRGRCVVVGAGKASAAMAAAVDAAWPDVDLSGIVVTRYGHAVPAGRIEILEASHPVPDEMSIKAAEKIFAALQGLSPDDLVVALISGGGSSLLVSPAGKMTLADKRAVNQALLASGATISEMNTVRKHLSTIKGGHLARAALPAKLVTLVISDVPGDDPSEIASGPTVADPTTLADAAAIVARYGIVLPDSARAVLAQGNETPKAGEVAGKIRLVAAPSIALDAAAAAALEAGLRPLILGDALEGEAREMGRVMAGIALSAREKGLPVAAPAVILSGGEGTVSLGAMTEGRGGRNTEFLLSLAVALKGASGIWAIAGDTDGIDGVEDAAGALVAPDSLIRMRDAGIDPRATLSAHDSYTAFKAIGDLVVTGPTLTNVNDIRAILIG
- a CDS encoding tartrate dehydrogenase — encoded protein: MREYKIAAIPADGIGPEVIAAGLQVLEALEQRSGDFRIHSETFDWGSDYYKKHGVMMPADGLENLKKFDAIFFGAVGAPDVPDHITLWGLRLPICQGFDQYANVRPTKILPGITPPLRNCGPGDLDWVIVRENSEGEYSGHGGRAHRGLPEEVGTEVAIFTRVGVTRIMRYAFKLAQERPRKLLTVVTKSNAQRHGMVMWDEIAAEVSKEFPDVTWDKMLVDAMTVRMTLKPDTLDTIVATNLHADILSDLAGALAGSLGVAPTANIDPERRFPSMFEPIHGSAFDITGKGIANPIATFWTAAQMLEHLGEREAAARLMSAVERVTEAGILTPDVGGTANTKQVTDAVCNAIAGSNILKMAAAE
- a CDS encoding MFS transporter, which encodes MNSDLETRVLRKITLRIVPFIMLLYFVAFLDRVNIGFAALTMNQDLGFSSTVFGIGAGIFFVGYFLFEVPSNLILNKVGARIWIARVMITWGIVSGLMAFVQGTTSFYALRFLLGVAEAGFFPGIILYLSFWFPARRRAAVTAIFMAAAPLSTVLGSPISGALMEMHGFLGLAGWQWMFLIEAAPAVILGVVVLFYLTDRPEKAKWLSEDERNWLVKTMNAEQAAKGKASHSILAGLADIRVIALALVYFGTSAGLYTLGIWAPQIIKEFGLSSLQVGFINAVPGIFAVVAMVLWARHSDKTGERTWHVVGACLLAAVGLAFATGATSVLTVLIALTLVNIGISCSKPPLWSMPTLFLSGPAAAAGIATINSVGNLGGFVGPSIIGWIKDTTGSFAGGLYFVAGLLVVSAIVTLVLSRTAPENGGKVAPVQHR